Proteins co-encoded in one Megalops cyprinoides isolate fMegCyp1 chromosome 1, fMegCyp1.pri, whole genome shotgun sequence genomic window:
- the rnf157 gene encoding E3 ubiquitin ligase RNF157 isoform X1 gives MGALTSRQNAGVEEVDIPSNSVYRYPPKSGSYFASHFIMGGEKFDSTHPEGYLFGENTDLNFLGNRPVPFPYAAPPPQEPVKTLRSLINIRKDTLRLVRCSEDVKLPREEVGKGRACYNVEFTFDADTQVAITIFYQAIEEFHNGVPIYLPQDSSLQSETVHFKRGVCQQFCLPSHSVNLSEWGDEELLFDMDKDIYPMVVQAVVDEGEEHLGHSHVLLATFEKHMDGSYCVKPLKQKQVVDGVSYLLQEIYGIENKYNSQESKVADDEISDNSAECVVCLSDVRDTLILPCRHLCLCNACADTLRYQANCCPICRLPFRALLQIRAMRKKLSPLSPTGYNPVITSQTSDSEEHSASEHIPPGYEAVSLLEALNGPLNPSPSAPPLQNLTGGHVSGTLPSYGNETHPPPARSLSPLERSIDSSQGLKLKKSGSKSLSQNSSVLPEEEDEKSCSESEVQACRRKIAVDQQECGVTPESENLTLSSSGAIDQSSCTGTPLSSTITSPEDPVSSSLAQSVMSMASSQSQHSQLSTDTLSSMSGSYLAGAEGEAPETPMESRGPSQQEGEDMPVEINEHNFLAAVAEEQDSEGNDVTEEDCPSPTQEQGGRRRSEVPCPEFDNNNQGQSDTPCLTGLDNEQCPEGRFAGLFYLGMQQQGRGPLPHHASTSNINLEEQGPDNEAASPKHTPRRGPLAV, from the exons ATGGGAGCTCTGACGAGCAGGCAGAATGCTGGAGTGGAAGAGGTCGACATTCCTTCTAATTCGGTCTACCGATATCCGCCGAAATCCG GTAGCTACTTTGCCAGCCATTTCATCATGGGCGGGGAGAAGTTTGACTCTACACACCCAGAAGGCTACCTGTTCGGGGAGAACACTGACCTGAACTTCTTAGGCAACAGACCGGTGCCG ttcCCGTATGCTGCTCCTCCACCTCAGGAACCGGTGAAGACGCTACGTAGCCTCATCAATATCCGCAAGGATACACTGAGGCTTGTGCG GTGCAGCGAGGATGTGAAGCTGCccagggaggaggtggggaaGGGTCGTGCCTGTTACAACGTGGAGTTCACCTTCGATGCTGACACTCAAGTTGCCATCACAATCTTCTACCAGGCCATAGAGGAGTTCCACAATGGAGTGCCCAT ATACCTGCCCCAGGATAGCTCTCTACAGTCTGAGACAGTGCACTTTAAGCGGGGAGTGTGCCAGCAGTTTTGCCTGCCTTCCCATTCTGTGAATCTCTCAGAGTGGGGTGACGAAGAG ctgCTCTTTGATATGGACAAAGACATCTACCCCATGGTGGTGCAGGCAGTAGTAGACGAGGGTGAAG AGCATTTAGGTCATTCCCACGTGCTGCTAGCCACCTTTGAGAAG CACATGGATGGGAGTTACTGTGTGAAACCTCTGAAACAAAAGCAAGTG GTGGATGGAGTCAGTTATCTCCTTCAGGAGATTTATGGCATTGAGAACAAATACAACAGCCAGGAGTCAAAg GTGGCGGATGATGAGATTAGCGACAACAGCgcagagtgtgtggtgtgtctgtctgatgtcCGCGACACCCTCATCCTGCCATGCAGACACCTGTGCCTCTGCAACGCCTGCGCGGACACCCTGCGCTACCAAGCCAACTGCTGCCCCATCTGCCGACTAC ccttccGAGCTCTGCTGCAGATCCGCGCAATGAGGAAAAAGCTGAGTCCGCTCTCACCCACAGGGTACAACCCTGTCATCACCTCCCAAACCTCAGACTCTGAGGAGCACTCG GCCTCCGAACACATCCCACCTGGATATGAGGCTGTGTCCCTCCTGGAGGCTCTGAATGGTCCCCTCAACCCCTCTCCTTCTGCGCCCCCATTACAAAACCTGACAGGGGGGCACGTCTCTGGGACCCTGCCGTCGTATGGCAATGagacccaccccccacctgcaCGCTCCCTCTCCCCGCTGGAGCGTTCCATAGACTCCAGCCAGGGGCTGAAGCTTAAGAAAAGCGGCTCCAA ATCcctttcccagaattcctctgtACTGcctgaagaggaagatgagaagTCATGCAGCGAGTCAGAGGTTCAGGCATGTCGGAGGAAAATAGCTGTCGACCAGCAAGAG TGTGGTGTAACTCCAGAAAGTGAGAACCTGACCCTGTCGTCCTCTGGAGCTATCGACCAGTCTTCCTGCACTGGGACCCCCCTGTCTTCCACCATCACCTCACCCGAAG ACCCTGTGAGCAGCAGCCTGGCCCAGTCTGTGATGTCCATGGCCTCTTCACAGAGCCAGCACTCCCAGCTCAGCACTGACACCCTGTCCTCCATGTCTGGCTCTTATCTGGCTGGGGCGGAGGGCGAGGCCCCTGAGACTCCCATGGAGAGCCGGGGACCATCCCAGCAAGAGGGGGAG GATATGCCcgttgaaataaatgaacataacTTTTTGGCAGCGGTGGCAGAAGAGCAGGACTCTGAG GGTAATGATGTCACAGAAGAAGACTGCCCATCACCCACCCAGGAACAGG GTGGTCGGAGGAGGAGCGAGGTGCCTTGTCCTGAGTTTGACAATAACAATCAGGGCCAGTCTGACACCCCCTGCTTGACAGGGCTGGACAATGAGCAGTGCCCTGAAGGCCGATTCGCTG GTCTGTTTTACCTGGGAATGCAGCAACAGGGCCGGGGGCCACTGCCTCACCATGCCTCCACTAGCAACATCAACCTTGAGGAGCAGGGACCTGATAACGAGGCAGCGAGCCCGAAACACACACCCCGCCGCGGACCCCTTGCCGTGTAA
- the rnf157 gene encoding E3 ubiquitin ligase RNF157 isoform X3, translating to MGALTSRQNAGVEEVDIPSNSVYRYPPKSGSYFASHFIMGGEKFDSTHPEGYLFGENTDLNFLGNRPVPFPYAAPPPQEPVKTLRSLINIRKDTLRLVRCSEDVKLPREEVGKGRACYNVEFTFDADTQVAITIFYQAIEEFHNGVPIYLPQDSSLQSETVHFKRGVCQQFCLPSHSVNLSEWGDEELLFDMDKDIYPMVVQAVVDEGEEHLGHSHVLLATFEKHMDGSYCVKPLKQKQVVDGVSYLLQEIYGIENKYNSQESKVADDEISDNSAECVVCLSDVRDTLILPCRHLCLCNACADTLRYQANCCPICRLPFRALLQIRAMRKKLSPLSPTGYNPVITSQTSDSEEHSASEHIPPGYEAVSLLEALNGPLNPSPSAPPLQNLTGGHVSGTLPSYGNETHPPPARSLSPLERSIDSSQGLKLKKSGSKSLSQNSSVLPEEEDEKSCSESEVQACRRKIAVDQQECGVTPESENLTLSSSGAIDQSSCTGTPLSSTITSPEDPVSSSLAQSVMSMASSQSQHSQLSTDTLSSMSGSYLAGAEGEAPETPMESRGPSQQEGEDMPVEINEHNFLAAVAEEQDSEGNDVTEEDCPSPTQEQGLFYLGMQQQGRGPLPHHASTSNINLEEQGPDNEAASPKHTPRRGPLAV from the exons ATGGGAGCTCTGACGAGCAGGCAGAATGCTGGAGTGGAAGAGGTCGACATTCCTTCTAATTCGGTCTACCGATATCCGCCGAAATCCG GTAGCTACTTTGCCAGCCATTTCATCATGGGCGGGGAGAAGTTTGACTCTACACACCCAGAAGGCTACCTGTTCGGGGAGAACACTGACCTGAACTTCTTAGGCAACAGACCGGTGCCG ttcCCGTATGCTGCTCCTCCACCTCAGGAACCGGTGAAGACGCTACGTAGCCTCATCAATATCCGCAAGGATACACTGAGGCTTGTGCG GTGCAGCGAGGATGTGAAGCTGCccagggaggaggtggggaaGGGTCGTGCCTGTTACAACGTGGAGTTCACCTTCGATGCTGACACTCAAGTTGCCATCACAATCTTCTACCAGGCCATAGAGGAGTTCCACAATGGAGTGCCCAT ATACCTGCCCCAGGATAGCTCTCTACAGTCTGAGACAGTGCACTTTAAGCGGGGAGTGTGCCAGCAGTTTTGCCTGCCTTCCCATTCTGTGAATCTCTCAGAGTGGGGTGACGAAGAG ctgCTCTTTGATATGGACAAAGACATCTACCCCATGGTGGTGCAGGCAGTAGTAGACGAGGGTGAAG AGCATTTAGGTCATTCCCACGTGCTGCTAGCCACCTTTGAGAAG CACATGGATGGGAGTTACTGTGTGAAACCTCTGAAACAAAAGCAAGTG GTGGATGGAGTCAGTTATCTCCTTCAGGAGATTTATGGCATTGAGAACAAATACAACAGCCAGGAGTCAAAg GTGGCGGATGATGAGATTAGCGACAACAGCgcagagtgtgtggtgtgtctgtctgatgtcCGCGACACCCTCATCCTGCCATGCAGACACCTGTGCCTCTGCAACGCCTGCGCGGACACCCTGCGCTACCAAGCCAACTGCTGCCCCATCTGCCGACTAC ccttccGAGCTCTGCTGCAGATCCGCGCAATGAGGAAAAAGCTGAGTCCGCTCTCACCCACAGGGTACAACCCTGTCATCACCTCCCAAACCTCAGACTCTGAGGAGCACTCG GCCTCCGAACACATCCCACCTGGATATGAGGCTGTGTCCCTCCTGGAGGCTCTGAATGGTCCCCTCAACCCCTCTCCTTCTGCGCCCCCATTACAAAACCTGACAGGGGGGCACGTCTCTGGGACCCTGCCGTCGTATGGCAATGagacccaccccccacctgcaCGCTCCCTCTCCCCGCTGGAGCGTTCCATAGACTCCAGCCAGGGGCTGAAGCTTAAGAAAAGCGGCTCCAA ATCcctttcccagaattcctctgtACTGcctgaagaggaagatgagaagTCATGCAGCGAGTCAGAGGTTCAGGCATGTCGGAGGAAAATAGCTGTCGACCAGCAAGAG TGTGGTGTAACTCCAGAAAGTGAGAACCTGACCCTGTCGTCCTCTGGAGCTATCGACCAGTCTTCCTGCACTGGGACCCCCCTGTCTTCCACCATCACCTCACCCGAAG ACCCTGTGAGCAGCAGCCTGGCCCAGTCTGTGATGTCCATGGCCTCTTCACAGAGCCAGCACTCCCAGCTCAGCACTGACACCCTGTCCTCCATGTCTGGCTCTTATCTGGCTGGGGCGGAGGGCGAGGCCCCTGAGACTCCCATGGAGAGCCGGGGACCATCCCAGCAAGAGGGGGAG GATATGCCcgttgaaataaatgaacataacTTTTTGGCAGCGGTGGCAGAAGAGCAGGACTCTGAG GGTAATGATGTCACAGAAGAAGACTGCCCATCACCCACCCAGGAACAGG GTCTGTTTTACCTGGGAATGCAGCAACAGGGCCGGGGGCCACTGCCTCACCATGCCTCCACTAGCAACATCAACCTTGAGGAGCAGGGACCTGATAACGAGGCAGCGAGCCCGAAACACACACCCCGCCGCGGACCCCTTGCCGTGTAA
- the foxj1a gene encoding forkhead box protein J1-A: MLSLSCTDTWPEGSVALEEEVVTAAAQAEALDESITHSSNSCSSSVGLDDSLTSLQWLQEFSIINASGNQQLPLPGQNQHPLYGHQRLVGSDAPASPMAADPASMGMPHTPGKPTAAAFCRGPTSSSLLGLAAYGHCPEEVDYKTNPHIKPPYSYATLICMAMQASKKTKITLSCIYKWITDNFCYFRHADPTWQNSIRHNLSLNKCFIKVPRQKDEPGKGGFWKIDPQYADRLLSGAYKKRRLPPVQINPALQARVRPGLQLRPTASLPVVGGQGELSISPESQQLLQEFEEATGADQNWDPCSTEGTLSGAWGMGKGCGYKRKQPVPRRTTVVKAPRRSSSPLLCADEQKELGSLKGDFDWDALLDSALCGELSLDGTGQLSPIERDEDLTVRGRHIERPQQWSPLEASAESGSSHVLSETQQSSMDFDEETFLATAFLQSPWPEEEDGGQDRRTDFLCNSGVNLEQLLDLGDSFSGDLSSKIESFL; encoded by the exons ATGTTGTCCCTGAGCTGCACAGACACCTGGCCTGAGGGCTCCGTGGcactggaggaggaggtggtgacCGCAGCTGCGCAGGCAGAGGCGCTGGACGAGAGCATCAcccacagcagcaacagctgcagcagctcagTCGGCCTGGATGACAGCCTGACCAGCCTCCAGTGGCTACAGGAGTTCTCCATCATTAATGCCAGCGGAAACCAACAGCTACCATTGCCTGGCCAGAACCAGCATCCCCTGTATGGGCACCAGCGGCTGGTGGGCTCTGACGCTCCGGCATCCCCCATGGCGGCTGACCCAGCGTCGATGGGGATGCCCCACACCCCAGGAAAGCCCACAGCTGCTGCCTTTTGCAGGGGGCCCACCTCATCTTCCCTGCTAGGCTTGGCTGCTTATGGCCATTGCCCAGAAGAGGTGGACTACAAGACTAACCCCCACATTAAACCACCATACTCCTACGCCACCCTAATTTGCATGGCCATGCAAGCCAGCAAGAAGACAAAGATCACCCTTTCCTGTATATACAAGTGGATCACTGACAATTTCTGCTACTTCCGCCACGCAGATCCCACATGGCAG AACTCCATCCGGCACAACCTCTCCCTGAACAAGTGTTTCATAAAGGTTCCACGGCAGAAGGACGAGCCAGGAAAGGGGGGTTTCTGGAAGATTGACCCCCAGTATGCCGATCGACTGCTGAGCGGCGCTTACAAAAAGCGTCGTCTGCCCCCGGTGCAGATTAATCCTGCCCTGCAGGCCAGGGTCAGACCAGGGCTCCAGCTCCGACCCACGGCGTCCCTGCCAGTAGTAGGTGGCCAAGGAGAGTTGTCCATCAGCCCAGAGTCCCAGCAGCTCCTGCAAGAATTCGAGGAGGCCACAGGGGCAGACCAGAACTGGGATCCATGCAGTACTGAGGGCACCCTGTCTGGAGCCTGGGGGATGGGGAAGGGATGTGGTTACAAGAGGAAGCAGCCTGTGCCACGCCGAACGACTGTGGTGAAAGCCCCCCGGCGCTCCAGCTCTCCCCTGCTTTGTGCCGACGAGCAGAAGGAGCTGGGGTCTCTGAAAGGGGATTTCGATTGGGACGCCCTGCTGGACTCTGCGCTGTGCGGGGAGCTGAGCCTGGATGGCACCGGCCAGCTGAGCCCCATCGAGCGGGATGAGGACTTAACAGTACGCGGCAGGCATATTGAGCGCCCGCAGCAGTGGAGCCCCCTGGAGGCCTCTGCTGAAAGCGGCAGCAGCCATGTTCTGTCCGAGACCCAGCAGAGCAGCATGGACTTCGACGAGGAGACTTTCCTCGCCACCGCCTTTCTGCAGAGCCCCTGGCCTGAGGAGGAAGACGGAGGGCAGGACAGACGCACTGACTTCCTCTGCAACTCCGGCGTCAACCTTGAACAGCTGCTTGACCTTGGAGACTCTTTCAGTGGTGACCTCAGCAGTAAGATTGAGTCTTTTCTTTGA
- the rnf157 gene encoding E3 ubiquitin ligase RNF157 isoform X2, translating into MGALTSRQNAGVEEVDIPSNSVYRYPPKSGSYFASHFIMGGEKFDSTHPEGYLFGENTDLNFLGNRPVPFPYAAPPPQEPVKTLRSLINIRKDTLRLVRCSEDVKLPREEVGKGRACYNVEFTFDADTQVAITIFYQAIEEFHNGVPIYLPQDSSLQSETVHFKRGVCQQFCLPSHSVNLSEWGDEELLFDMDKDIYPMVVQAVVDEGEEHLGHSHVLLATFEKHMDGSYCVKPLKQKQVVDGVSYLLQEIYGIENKYNSQESKVADDEISDNSAECVVCLSDVRDTLILPCRHLCLCNACADTLRYQANCCPICRLPFRALLQIRAMRKKLSPLSPTGYNPVITSQTSDSEEHSASEHIPPGYEAVSLLEALNGPLNPSPSAPPLQNLTGGHVSGTLPSYGNETHPPPARSLSPLERSIDSSQGLKLKKSGSKSLSQNSSVLPEEEDEKSCSESEVQACRRKIAVDQQECGVTPESENLTLSSSGAIDQSSCTGTPLSSTITSPEDPVSSSLAQSVMSMASSQSQHSQLSTDTLSSMSGSYLAGAEGEAPETPMESRGPSQQEGEDMPVEINEHNFLAAVAEEQDSEGNDVTEEDCPSPTQEQGGRRRSEVPCPEFDNNNQGQSDTPCLTGLDNEQCPEGRFAAVDSCPVHIED; encoded by the exons ATGGGAGCTCTGACGAGCAGGCAGAATGCTGGAGTGGAAGAGGTCGACATTCCTTCTAATTCGGTCTACCGATATCCGCCGAAATCCG GTAGCTACTTTGCCAGCCATTTCATCATGGGCGGGGAGAAGTTTGACTCTACACACCCAGAAGGCTACCTGTTCGGGGAGAACACTGACCTGAACTTCTTAGGCAACAGACCGGTGCCG ttcCCGTATGCTGCTCCTCCACCTCAGGAACCGGTGAAGACGCTACGTAGCCTCATCAATATCCGCAAGGATACACTGAGGCTTGTGCG GTGCAGCGAGGATGTGAAGCTGCccagggaggaggtggggaaGGGTCGTGCCTGTTACAACGTGGAGTTCACCTTCGATGCTGACACTCAAGTTGCCATCACAATCTTCTACCAGGCCATAGAGGAGTTCCACAATGGAGTGCCCAT ATACCTGCCCCAGGATAGCTCTCTACAGTCTGAGACAGTGCACTTTAAGCGGGGAGTGTGCCAGCAGTTTTGCCTGCCTTCCCATTCTGTGAATCTCTCAGAGTGGGGTGACGAAGAG ctgCTCTTTGATATGGACAAAGACATCTACCCCATGGTGGTGCAGGCAGTAGTAGACGAGGGTGAAG AGCATTTAGGTCATTCCCACGTGCTGCTAGCCACCTTTGAGAAG CACATGGATGGGAGTTACTGTGTGAAACCTCTGAAACAAAAGCAAGTG GTGGATGGAGTCAGTTATCTCCTTCAGGAGATTTATGGCATTGAGAACAAATACAACAGCCAGGAGTCAAAg GTGGCGGATGATGAGATTAGCGACAACAGCgcagagtgtgtggtgtgtctgtctgatgtcCGCGACACCCTCATCCTGCCATGCAGACACCTGTGCCTCTGCAACGCCTGCGCGGACACCCTGCGCTACCAAGCCAACTGCTGCCCCATCTGCCGACTAC ccttccGAGCTCTGCTGCAGATCCGCGCAATGAGGAAAAAGCTGAGTCCGCTCTCACCCACAGGGTACAACCCTGTCATCACCTCCCAAACCTCAGACTCTGAGGAGCACTCG GCCTCCGAACACATCCCACCTGGATATGAGGCTGTGTCCCTCCTGGAGGCTCTGAATGGTCCCCTCAACCCCTCTCCTTCTGCGCCCCCATTACAAAACCTGACAGGGGGGCACGTCTCTGGGACCCTGCCGTCGTATGGCAATGagacccaccccccacctgcaCGCTCCCTCTCCCCGCTGGAGCGTTCCATAGACTCCAGCCAGGGGCTGAAGCTTAAGAAAAGCGGCTCCAA ATCcctttcccagaattcctctgtACTGcctgaagaggaagatgagaagTCATGCAGCGAGTCAGAGGTTCAGGCATGTCGGAGGAAAATAGCTGTCGACCAGCAAGAG TGTGGTGTAACTCCAGAAAGTGAGAACCTGACCCTGTCGTCCTCTGGAGCTATCGACCAGTCTTCCTGCACTGGGACCCCCCTGTCTTCCACCATCACCTCACCCGAAG ACCCTGTGAGCAGCAGCCTGGCCCAGTCTGTGATGTCCATGGCCTCTTCACAGAGCCAGCACTCCCAGCTCAGCACTGACACCCTGTCCTCCATGTCTGGCTCTTATCTGGCTGGGGCGGAGGGCGAGGCCCCTGAGACTCCCATGGAGAGCCGGGGACCATCCCAGCAAGAGGGGGAG GATATGCCcgttgaaataaatgaacataacTTTTTGGCAGCGGTGGCAGAAGAGCAGGACTCTGAG GGTAATGATGTCACAGAAGAAGACTGCCCATCACCCACCCAGGAACAGG GTGGTCGGAGGAGGAGCGAGGTGCCTTGTCCTGAGTTTGACAATAACAATCAGGGCCAGTCTGACACCCCCTGCTTGACAGGGCTGGACAATGAGCAGTGCCCTGAAGGCCGATTCGCTG CTGTGGACTCGTGTCCCGTTCACATTGAGGACTAG